One genomic segment of Thermococcus peptonophilus includes these proteins:
- a CDS encoding winged helix-turn-helix domain-containing protein produces MRRWMRCDPSNMRAFTAMLKSLISEPRRSIIRVLADGVKGTNEIYIELQRSGFHMPRSTLYYHLSALQKAGIIEMVGYRERGGGAPEKLWRLKVRRVGVDLVTGDVFRE; encoded by the coding sequence ATGCGAAGATGGATGAGATGCGACCCTTCAAACATGAGGGCGTTCACGGCGATGCTGAAGTCCCTGATATCAGAGCCCAGGAGGAGCATCATACGGGTCCTCGCGGACGGCGTTAAGGGCACGAATGAGATTTATATCGAACTCCAGAGAAGCGGTTTTCACATGCCCCGGTCAACCCTATATTACCACCTCTCCGCGCTCCAGAAAGCAGGGATAATTGAGATGGTCGGTTACAGGGAGCGGGGAGGCGGTGCGCCGGAGAAGCTCTGGAGGCTCAAAGTAAGGAGGGTAGGCGTGGATTTAGTTACTGGGGATGTGTTCAGGGAGTAG